The DNA segment TGCGCGACATCACCGCCGGGCTGAAGGAGCAAGGCTTTGACGTCGACAAGCGGCAGATCATCCTTGCCCAGCCGATCAAGGCGATCGGTCTGCACGAAGTGACGGTCGCTCTGCACCCGGAGGTTCACGTTACGGTCAAGGCCAATGTCGCCCGCTCGGACGACGAGGCCGAGTTGCAGCGCCAGGGCGTCGACGTGCTCGCGCAGATGTTCGCCGACGATCAGGCCGAGGCCGAGGAACAGGCCGCTGCCAACCGCATCGACGGCAGCCTCGAGCCGGGGGAAATCCCGGCCGAACTGTTCGAGCGCAGTGGCGACGAGGTAGCGTAAAACTCAGCGTCCCCGTGCAGGCGGCGGCGCCCCAGCGGGATGGCGCCCCCGCCTAACGGCCCTTCACGCGCGGGCGCGCAAAAAAAAGGGCGCGGGCGGCTTTGGCTTCCCGCGCCTTTTTTACAAACGCACCACTCCGTGGCAGGGGCGCGCCATGCCTATCACGTCCGAAAG comes from the Qipengyuania sediminis genome and includes:
- the rplI gene encoding 50S ribosomal protein L9; its protein translation is MDIILLERIEKLGTIGDVVSVKDGYARNFLLPQKKALRANDANRRIFEANRERLEKDNAERRTAAEGEGQKVEGAEVVLIRAASNAGQLYGSVSVRDITAGLKEQGFDVDKRQIILAQPIKAIGLHEVTVALHPEVHVTVKANVARSDDEAELQRQGVDVLAQMFADDQAEAEEQAAANRIDGSLEPGEIPAELFERSGDEVA